Below is a window of Candidatus Cloacimonadota bacterium DNA.
CCGATCCTCTCAGTCCCGGAGCGGGAGGATGTTTTATTCACTTTCAACGGCAGACCCCTAAGCGCCAAACAGGGTGAGATGATCTCCTCCGCCCTCATCGCGAACGGGATCAGCGTTTTTGGCCATCACCACAAGGACGGCAGCGCCCAGGGCATTTTCTGCGCCAACGGCCAGTGCGCCAAATGCACCGTGATCGCGGACGGCGTGGCCGTGAAATCCTGCATGACCATGGTCACCCCGGGCATGGAAGTCCGTTCGGCCGAGGGTTTGCCTGAACTGCCCGAAAGCCCTCTGGTCACAGGGCGTCCGGCCATCGAACAGCTGGCCTGCGAGGTCCTGATCATCGGCGGAGGCCCTTCCGGACTGGCTGCCGCAATCGAACTGGGCAAGCATGGCATCGACACGCTTGTGATCGACGACAAACACGCCCTGGGCGGCAAACTGGTGCTGCAGACCCACAAGTTCTTTGGCAGCGAGGAAGACAGCCACGCCGGAGTGCGCGGACACGATATCGGCAAGCTGCTGGCCGCCGAGGTGGCTACCCATCCCTCCGTGAAGATCTGGCTGAACAGCACCGCCCTCTTCGTGTTCAGCGATAAAAAGGTGGGCATCCTCAAGGACGGCGTGTACAAGATCGTCACCCCCCAAAGGATCCTCAACGCCGCCGGGGCCAGGGAAAAGTTCCTCCGTTTCACCGGCAACCATCTGGCCCGGATCTACGGCGCGGGCGCTTTTCAGACCCTGGTGAACCGGGACCTCATCCGCCCCACAGACCGGCTCTTTATCATCGGCGGCGGCAACGTTGGCCTCATCGCTGGCTATCACGCCATGCAGGCGGGGATCGAGGTGGTCGGGCTGGCCGAGGCCATGCCCCAATGCGGCGGCTACAAAGTCCATGCCGACAAGCTAAAGCGCCTCGGAGTGCCGATCTACACCTCCCACACCATCCTCAGCGCCAACGGCGATGAGACCGTGGACAGCGTCACCATCGCCGCGGTGGATGAAAAGTTCCAAGTGCGGCCCGGCAGCGAGAAAAGTTTTTCCTGCGACACCATCCTGATCGCCGTGGGCCTCGATTCACTCTCCGAATTCACCCAGGAAGCCATGGAAGCCGGCATCCCGGTTTATGCTGCCGGTGACGCTTTGGAGATCGCCGAAGCCTCCTCCGCCATGTTCAACGGCAAGATCGCCGGGCTCACCATCGCCAAAGACTGCGGCCACGAAGAGATCGGACCCGTTCCCACGGACTGGTATGCCAAAGCTGAGGTGCTCAAATCCCATCCTGGCCAGATCAAGGGATACCAGCAGGGCCTGCCGGAAAGCGGCGTTTTCCCCGTGATCCACTGTCTCCAGGAGATCCCCTGCAACCCCTGCACCACGGTCTGCCCCACCAATTCCATCCGCACCGAGGATGGCGGTTTGCTGGCCGTACCGCTCTACGACGGCTCCTGCATTGGCTGCAACAAATGCCTGCTCATCTGCCCAGGCCTGGCCATCACCCTGGTGGATTTCCGCCAGGATGCCCAGAACCCCACCGTCACCATTCCCTACGAAGTTTTCAACCTACCCCGGCAGACCGGCGAACTCATCCAAGTGGTGGACATCGACGGCGAACCCCTGGGTGAGTATCCCGTGAGCGCCGTGCTGGACCTGCCCCAACGCCACACCCAACTGATCAAGGTAAGGGTCCCGAAGGCCATCGCCAAACGCATCGCCTCCTTCCGGGTCCAGGCCGCCGAAGTCAGCCAACCCCTTTCCCAGCCTGTGATCCCGGCCAAACTGGCCGACGCTTCCATGATCTGCCTCTGCGAAAGGGTGAGCGTGGGCGAGGTGCGCAAGCTCATCCAAAGCGGGATCACCAATCTCAACCAGATCAAGGCCATCACCCGCGCCGGCATGGGCCCCTGCGGCGCTAAAACCTGCGAAACCCTGATCCGGGGCGTCCTGCGTGAAGAGGGCGTCCCCGTGGAGGATGTGGTGCCAAACACCAAGCGGCCTGTGTTCGTGGAAGTTCCGCTGGATAAGTTCCCTGGTGGAGACTGTGATGAATAGAACTTACGACATTGTGATCGTCGGGGCCGGATCGGTGGGCGTTCCCGCCGCTCTGGAACTTGCCTCCAGGGGCCGGAAGGTGCTGGTGCTGGAAGCCGAAAGCGCGCCCAGCCAAGCCAACAACAAAAAAGCCATAGGCGGGGTGCGGGCCACCCACAGCGATTTTGGCAAGATCAGCGTCTGCCAGCGCTCCATCCAGATCATGAGCTCCTGGCAGGAGCGATTCGGCGACGACATAGGCTGGATGAGCAACGGCTACAGCTACCCGGCTTACACTGCCGAAGACGAAAAAACGCTCAAGGACCTGATGCGGGTCCAGCTGGGTTTTGGCCTGAACATCCGCTGGATCAGCCCTCAGGAATACAACGAATTGGTACCCGGCATCAACATGGATGGCTTGCGAGGCTCCACCTATTCACCTGAAGACGGCAGCTGTTCGCCCCTGCTGCTAGGCTCCGCCTACTATTTCCACGCCCTCCGGGCCGGAGTCGATTTCCGCTTCCGCGAACAGGTGCTGGGCTTTGAAATGTCCGGCGACCGCATCAACACGGTGCACACCGACAAAGCTTCCTACCTGGCCGGGACGGTGATCAACGCCGCGGGCAATCACGCCCGTGAAATCGGTGCCATGGCCGGAACCGACCTGCCTGTGCATCCGGACAACCACGAGGCCGGGATCACCGAACCCGTCGCCCCCTTCATGGGTCCCATGGTGGTGGACATGCGCAAGCGGCCCGGCTCCGCCAACTTTTATTTCTACCAAAACCACGAAGGCCAGGTGGTATTCTGCGTCACGCCCGATCCGCCCATCCTGGGCATCGACAACCGCAGCACCTCGCAGTTCCTGCCCCTTTGCAGCAAACGCATGCTGGAGGTTTATCCCCGCCTCAGGCATCTGAAAGTGCGCCGTACCTGGCGCGGACAGTATCCCATGACCCCAGACGGCTTTCCCATCGTGGGCAAAGCCGGCGCCAATTTCGTGAACGCCGTGGGCATGTGCGGCCAAGGTTTCATGCTGGGACCCGGCCTCGCTGAACTGTTGGCCCGGATCTGCCTGGATGAACTAACCCAGGATGACCTCAGGGTGCTGAAAAGCTTCGATCCCGGGCGCGACTTCAGCGGCATGGAAGCCTTCAAATAAGCTGCTCCTGACCTTGTCCTACAATCGTCTGCTCCGGCAAAACCTGGAGCTCAGCCGCGCTGTGAGGACAACTTGCCTCCTCTGCGAGGTCCCCCCGATGCTGTTCTGCCCTCCCCCGCGTTGCTGAAGTCCGGTTCATGCCCAACCTTGGGCATCGCCTGGTCATGGCTTGAAGATCAGCGGGGCATCCACAATCGAGGGAGAGAATGTATCAGCGAAGCCGGCATAACTCGCTGAGAGCAATCATAATCCTTTTGAAACTGAAGCAAAGCCAAAACACTGCAACGGCCAAACGCAACAGAGCGGCCGGGTGGGCCGCTCTGCGCTATTATCTGGGTCTGTTATTGGCTTACTTCCTGTCGCGTCCTGTGGCCTGGCGCAAGACATCCAGGGGTTGTTCTTGCTTTTCTTCCTTGCCTGGCTTCTCCTTGCCGTTGGGCTTGACTTTTTCAACCGTGCCGCTGTTTCCACCGCTGGGAGTATTATTGGGTTTGGTTTTCTCCACCGTGCCGCCGTTTCCGCCGCTGGGAACATAAATTGGTTTCTGTTTTTCCACTACACTGCCCCCACCGGGGTTGTTGTTCGGCCGGGGTTTCTGGTTCGAGGGATTACTCGGGGGGGTGTAGCTGCCGCCGCTGCCGTAGCCGCCGCTGGGAGGTGTGTAGCCACCGCCGCCGGGATTGGAGCCGTGTCCACCGCCGCCGGGAGGAGTGATCCCAGGATCGGAGCCGTGACTGCCGCCACCCCCGTGGCTGCCGGGATTACCGCCACCACCGCCGGGAGGGTTGGCCCCACCGCCGCCGTGGCTGCCAGGATGTCCTGGATGATTGCCACCGGGAGGGGGACCGGGAGGATTCCAGCCGGGGGGATGAGGAAGGTAGCCGCCAGGAGGGGGTGGATACCAGTAGTAGCCAGGGTAGTAGGTATAGTACACGGGGCGGGGCCGGTAATAGTTATAGGCATAATAGTTGCAGATGCTTACGTAGCTGCCGCTTCTATCGCGGGTAAGCCGGAAATTGAAGACCGTGGGATAATCCAGGGCCATCCTCTGGTCCGTGTAGAGAAAAGGCACGAACAGGTTCTTCTCAATGGGAACGTACCCTTCCTTGGTGATGATCACCCTGATCACGCGACCGGGTATGCCTTCCCGCAGTTCCATGTAATCATCCATGAAGACCGGATAGACGGGACTGGGCGTCGAACACAGATAGAGGTCGATCTCGGAAAGGTTCACGTCCGCGCCCCTGGGCGAGGTTTTGATCTGGAAAGCGCCAAACAGGTCGTAGGCGCTCAGCAGGCCCGCACTGAGGAGCAGGCAGACGGCGAGCAATATCTTGGTTTTCATTTTTCCTCCCTTGGGAGTAGTTATTCTATAGTTTATACAAGGCTGATCCCAAATCCTGCAAAATAAATCGGGTCCACATCCGCGTAAACCGAAGGGCGGAACCCCCGAACACTTCCCAGGTTGGGACCGGAGAGGCCTGAACCTCACCCGGAGGCGATGACACCATCACCCTTATAAATGTGATGCAACATTCAGGCCAAACTTGCGTTCCATTCCTGACTGCGCCAACAAAGAGCTTTTAATGGTTTGCAGCCTGCTCAATAAATTCACCCGCAGGATCGGAATCCTGCGCCACCATCATTTGATCCTGAGCCCAAAAAGCCACCCCCGGGAGATGGGGGTGGCTGTTGAGGGAGGTTGTGTGAGCAGCAGAGAGCTTCACTCAGGGTCTGGGATGTCCGGCGTGTCCGCCGGAAGGAGGGTTGTGGCCCGGTCCGTCATCGTTGTGACCGTGGCCGCCGCCGTGGCCGCCCTGGTTATTACCTTGGCCGGGGCCGCCCTGGTTGTTGCCATGTCCTGGTCCGTGGCCGGGGCCACCGTGATTGTTACCGTGTCCGGGACCGTTCCAACCGTGGCCGTACCCGGTTCCGGGCCAGGGGTCAACATAGTAATAGTAGGTGCTGGGATTCCAGTTTGGCCAATGTGGATGAGGCTGCATTGGTTGCCGCTGGAGGTTGAAATGGAAGACGGTGGGATGGCGCAGGGCATCCCTTTGATGCCGGGCGTTGTAGGGTACGAAGATCTGCTGCCGCATGGGGATGTAGCCCGGTTTGGAGATCACGAGGTCGAACACCCGGCCGGGAACGCCCCAATTGTAGGTCATGTATTGGTCCATGGTGATGGGGATGGCCTGGCTGGGGGTGGATCCCAGATATTGATTGGTACCATACAGTGTGATCGAAGCGCCCACAGGTTCGGTGTAGATCTGGAAAGCGCCGAAGATGTTCTGGGCACTGAGCAGCCCGGTCATCAGGGCCAGGCAGGCGATCAATAAAAGTCTCGGTTTCATGTCTTCCTCCTTGGGGAATGGATGATTCTACAGATAATACCTGCTCAGCCAAAAATCCTGCGCACAAAAAAACCGGCCTGAAACCGGGGGAGGATCTCAGGCAGGTCAGTTGTTGAGTTGTTACGCTTTAGAGGTTCTCTATGTTTTTCAGCGGTTTGGGCGCGGTGGCTGGAGACACCCCCTCCTGGGTCAGGTAAGCCGCGAGAGGCGATCCAACGGTGTTTCCTGCTTCATCCACGCGGAAGAGCTGCACCGGGATGCGGATGGGACGGTCGTTCTCGTGAGAGATGTATCTGCCGTCCGCGTCCTTCTGGAAGGGATCGGCGTAAAGCCAGGCCAGTCCAATGGCCGCGTTGCCGTCCTCGGCGTTCACGTTGCGGCGTTGAGAGCCGAGAGCCAAACGCTGTTCCAGCGAAAGATTGGGGGAGTTGATGCTGGAGGTTACCGTGCCGAGGCAGGTCCCGTTCTGGTAAACGCGGCGGTGGGTGGCGATGCCTTCGGACACGAAGAGGACCAGGGCCTTGCGGGGATCGGCGGTGAAACCCTTTTCCAGGGCGGCTTTGCCCACAAAGTCCGGCTTGCCCATATCCACCGCGGCGTCGAAGAGCGGAGCGTGGATGGGATTGTGCCGGGGATCGTATTCACTGCCCATCAGAGGCAGGCCGAAGGGCCCGGCGGAAATGCGGTTTTCGTCGCGCCCACCCAAACCGACCAGCATGCCGCCAAGGTCGAGGGCGAGGCTGACGATCTTTTTGAAGTCCTCCGCGGCTTTGGCCACGGGCAAATAGAGTTCCCAGCCCCAGCGGTTGGTGTAGCCGGTGCGGCTGATCAGGTAGCTGGCGCCGTCGCGCTCAAATTCATTGAAAGTGAAGTAGTTCATGTTCTTTTCCGGCTGCAGGCGGTTTTTGAGTACTTCCACGCCGTAGATCTGCTTTATCAGCTTGTAGGAGAGCGGGCCCTGGATGTCCACCTTCACCAGTTGGTCCGAGATATCGGTGGCCTCCACCTCTTCCCCATCCATTTTGCAGGCCATGATGCGGTCGATGTCCGCGATCAGTTCCTGTCCGTTCACGTGATCGGTGATGTCGTGCCCGGCATTGATCACGGCAATGAATTCCGTATCGGAGAGGCGCATGAGGATCATGTCGTCCTGCACGCCGCCCTGTTCGTTCAGCAGGAGAGTGTATTTGCAGGCTCCCACCTTCATTTCGCTCATGCGGCCCGCCAGGGCGCGATCCAGCAAGGTGGGGGCGTCCTTGCCGGTGAAACGGATCTGGGCCATGTGGTCGATGTTGTAGATGGCCAGGGTGTTGATGGCGGCAGCCTCATCCAAAACGGAAGTGAGGTAGTTCACCGCCATGTCGTATTCGCCAAAATTGCTGCGTTTGATCTCCTGGAGGGGCAGGCCCTTTTTCTGGGCCAGCAGGGGCAGATACCAGCTTTCCTCCAGTTCGTAGAGGAATGTCCTGCGGGGCACCGCCGGGAAATCGAATCCTAACTTAGCCATGATTGACTCCTTGCATGTATTTTTTAAATTTGATCTCTGAAGACGATTTGCCCGTCCAGCATTGTGAGCAGCGACGATGCCTCGAGCCAGTATTCCGGAGGCAGGGCGGTAAAATCCTTGAGGACGATCAGGTCCGCCACCTTGCCCGGGGTGAGGGAGCCGCTCCAGGACTCCGCGCCGGAAACCCGCGCCGCGCCCAGAGTGTAGGCGTGAAGGGCTTCAGGCACGCTGATGCGCTGCTCAGGTAGCCAGGCCGGTTCACGCGGATCCAGGTTCTTCCTCCGCTCCACGGCGCTGTAGATGCCCGCGAAGGGATTGATCGTCTCGATGGGGGCGTCCGAACCGAAACCCACCGGTATGCCGGCAGAGAGGATGGACCGGAAGCTGTAAGCCTCGTGCCTGATCTGGCGCCAGTGAGCTTCGATCATGTCCACGTCGTTGGCCAGATGCACGGGCTGAAGGGCGCAGTAAGCCCCACATTCCTTCAGCAGGGGGATGTCTTCAGGCCGGATGGCCTGCACATGCTCGATCCTGAAAGGGCTGGGAGCTTTCAGTCCGCTGCGTTGCAAGCGCAGCAGGGCCTGGATCACCGTGAACACCGCGCGGTCGCCAATGGCGTGCACCAGGCAGGTAAAACCGTGTTCCGCGGCTTGTTTGGCCAAAGCATGGATCTCTTCTCCGCTGTGGCGCAGAATGCCGCGATTGCCGGCGGATTGGGGATTTTCGCCAAAAATGGCACCGGTTTGCGAACCCAGCGAACCATCGGCAAAAAGCTTCAAGCCGCCCAGGCGATACCAGTGGTCGCCGCTGCCGGTGCGGAGGCCGGAATCCCGCAGGGTGGCAAACTCCTCCAGATAAAAATGGCGGCAAACCCTCAGCAACCGGCTTTGGGAGCAAAACTCCTCCAGGACCCTCGCCCCGGCGGGCACTTCCATGCTGTGAACGCTCACCAGGCCAAGCTTGTGGATCTCGCGGGCAGCCTGTTCAAGACAGCGGAGGGTTTGCTCGTCCGAGAGCGGGACAATGAACTTCTCCAGATGTTCAGAGGCAGTTTCCACCAGGATCCCGGTCGGATGACCGGCAGAGTCCATGTGGATCCGGCCGCCGGCGGGGTCCGGACTGGCAGACGATATCCCCGCGGCTTTCAGAGCCGCGGTATTGCACCAGCGGCTGTGGTAATCCTTGCTATAGAGAGCGGTGGGGGTATGGGGGAAGAATTCGTCCAGTAGTTTATGGTTCAGGGCCTGGGGCTCGTCCAGGCTGTTTTTGTCCCAGCCGCCACCCAGGATCCAGCGTGGCAGTTCCGGGTTGGTCCGCCGGTAAGTTTCCAGACGCTGACGAATCCCAGCGACGCTGGAGCAACCGGCCAGATCGATCTGGGCCCGGTTTTTGGCGTATTCTGTGAAATGCGTGTGGGTATCCGTAAAGGCCGGCAACAACAGGTTACCGCGCAAATCGATTAGCTCGAAAGGCTCCGGGGAACCGTGCTTGCAGTCGTCCAGGCTGCCGATCGCAGCGATCCTGCCTCGCGCCACCAGCAGCGAGGAGTTGAGCATCGCGCCGGGAGTCTCGCAGGTTACCAGGCGGCCGTTAGTGAAGATATAGTTCATTGATCACAAGCTCCAGCGCTGATTCCAGCTTGTTGGGGGCCACGGCGATGTTGAGCCGGATCCAGCCCCTGGCCCGCTTGCCGAAGGCCCGTCCGGGAACGCAGATCACGCCTTGGGCAGCCAGGTCCTCACAGATCTGCAGGTCATCGCCCCGCGTGCGCAGCATCAGATAGGGTCCGGCCGCGGGCGCCAAAACTTCTTTCCGCCAGGGTTTCAGCCTGTTCAAGGCAAGTTCGCGGCAGCTTTTCAACTGCTCCAGTACATCCTGGGAGGCCGCCAATCCCTCTTCCGCCAGCGCGTACACCGCCAGATGCTGGGAAAGCCAGTTGCTGCAGGTGGATACGTATTGCCGGGTCTTCACCACGGCCTCCGCCAGTTCCGGCGGCGCCACAATCCAGCCTATCCTCCAGCCGCTGAGGCAGTGCGATTTGGAGAGGCCGCCCAGCAAAAACAGATTAGATAAGCGTCCAGAGAATTCCGGCACCTTACCTGCGAAAACAAGGCGGTCATAGATCCCGTCCACGATCAAAGTGATACCGCGCTCCGAGCAGAGCCCGGCCAGGCGGTCCGCCTCCGCCTCCGTGAAGATGTGGCCCGCGGGATTGGAGGGGTGGCTGAAAACCAGGGCTTTTACTTCTGTAGTTAACAGCCTGTCCCAGAGTTTCCAATCCACACTTGAGAGATCACTTTCAAAAGGTAAACGTATAACACTGCAATCCAGCATCTTGGCGATTGCCGAATAGGCGGGATAATCCGGATCCGGAATGGCCACGCTGTCGCCGGGATCGAGCAGCGCCAGCATGCTCACGAACAGGGCTTCCTCCACTCCGTTGCAAACGCAGACGGAGGATGAAGCGCAGCCGGGATGGAGTTTGGCGACAGCTTCCCTGAGTTCAGGAATTCCGGCGTTGGGGGTGTAAACCGGGGTTTCCGTCTGCAGCAGTTCCAGCGCTTTGCTCCGCAGGGATGAAGGCAGGGGAAAGCCGAGCTCGCCCAAAGCCAGGTTGATGGCGCCGGGCGGCGCGGCCTGCATGATCCGGCGAATGAGGGAAAGTTCGATGCCCCGCAGGCGCCGGGCCTCAGTCAAAGACGGCACGCAGGTCCTGCTCGAGCTGCACGGCGTTGTCGGTCTTGGCATCGCGGTATTTAACGATCACGGGGCAATAGACCTGAAAGCTTGGATAGTTCTTCATCTGCCGGCTGCCGGGTACCACCACGGCACCTTCCGGCACGGTGAAAGAACCGCCGGGATCGCGCTGGAGGAACTCCGAGCGCACGGAATCCCAGATGGGCGTGGAAGCCGTGATCACGGTCCCGGAGGCGATCACAGCCCGTTTTTGGACCAAAATGCCTTCGTAGATGCCGGTGTTGCCGCCGATGAAGGCGTCATCCTCGATCACCACGGGGCGGGAACCTATGGGCTCCAGCACCCCGCCGATCATGGCGCCGGCGGAGAGGTGGACGTTTTTTCCGATCTGGGCGCAGGAACCCACGAGGGCATGGGAATCCACCAAAGTGCCGCTGTCCACGTAGGCTCCGATATTGATGAAGGCAGGCGGCATCACTGTCACCCCGGGGGCCACATAGCAGCCGCTGCGCGCGGAACTGCCTCCGGGCACGATCCGCACCTTGTCCGCGAGCGTGAAAACCTTCTCCGGCAGGGTGTCCTTGTCAAAAAAACTCTTGCCGGCACTCCAGGGCATTTCCGCGAGCGTCCCCATCCGGAAACCGGTGAGAATGCCCATCTTGATCCACTGATTCACTTTCCAGCCTTGCAAAGAGGGCTCGCAAGCCCTGATCCGGCCTTCGTTCAGGGCTTGGATGAAGGCCGTGAAGAGGTCTCTGTCCGCGGGAGTGTATGCCTCCGGCTTGGCCTGATAGAGGGCGGTGATGGCGTCTTGCATGGTTTAAACCTCGTTGATGGCGTGTTTGAGACGGGTAAGGGCTTCGGTCAGGACCGCGCGCGGGCAGCCGAAATTCAGCCTCTGGAAGCCCGCGCCATCGTCTCCGAATTTCAGTCCGGGATCGAGGGCCAGCCTGGCTTTGTTTACCAACAGCTCGGCGATCGCCTGATCGGAGAGGCCCAGGGCGCGAAAATCGATCCAGGCCAGATAGCTGGCCTCCGGTTTGAGCATCCGCAACTGGGGAAGTTCCCGCGCGAAAGCCTCCAGCAGGAAGTCGAGGTTGCCTTGCAGATAGGCCAGAAGCTCCTGCAGCCAGGCGTCGGAATCCCGGTAGGCGGCGATGGTGGCCTCGATTCCAAAGCTGTTGCCCATGTAGAGATGATATTTTTCGATGGCGGTGGCCAAAGGCTGGCGCAGTGAGGGATTTTTCACCAACACCACCGCGCTGGCGAGTCCGGCCAGATTGAAGGATTTGGCCGGCGAGAGGCAGCAGAGGGTGATGTCCGCGAAATCATCCAAAGCCGCCAGGGAATAAGCTTTGACGCCATCATAGGCCAGATCGGCGTGGATCTCGTCGCTGATCACTTTCACATCGTGGCGCTGGCAAAGCTGACCCATTTGGCGCAGCTCCGCCTCGCTCCAGAGCCTGCCCACGGGGTTGTGGGGACTGCAGAGGATGAACAGCTTGGCGCTTTGGAGTTTGCGTTCAAAGTCGTCGAAATCGATCTCATAGCGTCCGCCCTGCAGCAGCAGCGGCGAAGTGAGCAGGACGCGGCCCTGGTCCAGAACCGCGTTGTGGAAAGGCCGGTAAACCGGGGTCTGGATCAGCACTCCGTCTCCGGGCTGAGAAAGCACCGAAACCGCCAGGCTCACCGCGGGCATCACCCCTGGCGAGGACAGCAGCCAGTTGCGGTCAGCCTTAAGTCCATACCGATTTTCCGCCCAGTTCAGAACGGTGTCGTAAAACACTGGCAGACGCAGGTTGTAGCCAAAGACGCCGTGATCGAGCCGTTTTTGCAGGGCCTCCCTGATGGCCGGGGCCACGGGAAAATCCATGTCCGCCACCCAGAGTGAGATCAGGTCGTCGCGCCCGTAGATCATGGCAAGGGCGTCATATTTGAAGCAGCCGCTGCCACGCCGGTCGGTCAGCCGGTCAAAATCAAAGTTCATTGCCCGTCCTGGCCCTGTCTTTCCTTCACTCTGCGGATCACGCCCACCATCTTGTCCAGTTCATCGTTCAGCCTTGCCTGAGGGGCCAGGTCCGCGATGTTGTACATGATCTCCAGCATCTTGGGAAAGGAGGCGGGGCTTTTCAGGACGCGCGGTTTCCCACGGCGGTCGGTGAATTCCAGAAACATGTAGTAGGTGATCACCTTGCGCAGCTCCATGCTGCTGATCCTGTCGTATTCGATGGGCACGGAGGGCAGCAGCAGATAGCGGAACCAGAGGCATTCGGGGGTGAAGATCACGGAGTTAAGCGTGGTGAAATGCTTGAAGAGCGCGTCCAGCGAAACGAACAGCACCAGCAGGGGCACAAATTTCATCAGAAAGGGGCTGGTGTTACGGATCACAAAGAACAGCACGAAGATGCAATAGCCGGAGATCAGGCTGTGGGCCACAATGCCCAAAACCCTTTTCACCACAGGCATCCGGTAGCGCACGGGCATGCGCCCCCGCACTAAGTCGAAATTCAGCTCACGCGGCACTGATACTCTCTCCAGAGGCGGTTCACGCTTTCCAGGATCACGCTGTCGGCCGGGGCGGCGTCGAAGAGGTTGTGGCGGTCCTTGTCGCCGTGGAAATCGCTGCCGGCGGTCATGTAGAGCCCGTTGTTCTGGCAGATCTCTTTGTAGGCCTGGATCTGATACTGATAATGGTCCGGATGCCAAACCTCAAGGCCATCGATGCCCATGGCGATGAATTCCTCGATGTAGCTTTCCTTTTCCAGCTTGCCCGGATGGGCGATCAGCGCGAAGCCTTGCGCCTCGTGGATCACCCTGATGGCGTCTGGAACGGAAAATTCCGGCTTGGGCGAATAGGCGGGTTTGTCGTTGCCGATATATTTGTCGAAAGCTTCGTTTTTGGAGTGCACATAGCCGCGGTCAACCAGGATCTGCGCGATGTGCGGTCGCACGATCAGTTCGCGGCTGCCGGCCACGGCCACCACTTCATCCAGGGTGAGTTCCAAGCCCAGGTCGGCCAGTTTGTCGATCATCCGGATGGCCCGTTCCCGCCGGCCGATCAGATACATTTCCATCATCTCCACCAGCGAGGGGGATTCCAGATTTACCCCCAGGGCGAGGATGTGGACGTCGGAGCCTTCATGATCAGAGCTGATCTCCATCCCAGGCAGGATCCGCAGCGGCGCAACGTCTTCCGGAAGCATCCGGTAGGCGTCTCCGGTATCGTGATCCGTAATGGAGATCAGGTCCAGTCCGATTTGCCGAGCACGACTGACCAGCTGCGCAGGACTGAGCAATCCATCTGAAACGTTGGTGTGCAGATGGAGATTGATGCGCTTGATGGGATCTATATTCTTGACGATCATAATCTCTTTTCTATTGACGTAATTCTGGCTACCCAAAAATCGTCAATGATTTTTTTATGATCATGACCCCTGCCGGGGGAAATGGATCCGCAAGCTCAAGGAGAAACCGATGGAATACGATCCGCTCAAAGACCGCGCCGCCCGTGTGATCAGGATTTGGCCTGCCGCCCGCGCGCTTTTCTACCGCGCCCTGGACCTGCTGCTGCTGCGGCAACGCCACGTGAAACGCGCCCTAAGCCAGCACTTTCCCTCCGCGCGAGGGTTTCGCCACTACGACGCCGGAGCAGGTTTCTGCCAGTATTCCTGGCATGTGCTGAAGCACTATCCCACCGCCAAAGTCTTTGCCAGCGATCTCAAGCGCGATTACCTGGAGGATTTTGCCCGCTACGCCAAACAGCGCTTTCCCGGCCGTTTCTCCTGGCAGCAGGCCGACCTGCAGACCTTCACGCCGCGCAATTCCTATGATCTGGTTACCGCGATCGACATCCTGGAACACATTCCGGACGACCTGGCCGTGCTGCGCAATTTCCACAGCGCGATGGCGGCAGGCGGGATCCTGATCATCTCCACACCCTCGGATACCGATGAGGCGGCCAAATTCACCTCTGAGCACGTCCGCCCCGGCTACAACAAGGCCGAACTGGAGGATAAACTGCGCGCCAGCGGCTTCGCCATCCTGGAAAGCAAATACAGCTACGGCGCTTGGGGCAGCCTGTCCTGGCGCCTGCTGATGAAGCATCCGCTCATCCTGATCGCCAAAAGCAAGCTCTTCCTGCCGCTCCTGCCACTGTA
It encodes the following:
- a CDS encoding aminomethyl transferase family protein codes for the protein MAKLGFDFPAVPRRTFLYELEESWYLPLLAQKKGLPLQEIKRSNFGEYDMAVNYLTSVLDEAAAINTLAIYNIDHMAQIRFTGKDAPTLLDRALAGRMSEMKVGACKYTLLLNEQGGVQDDMILMRLSDTEFIAVINAGHDITDHVNGQELIADIDRIMACKMDGEEVEATDISDQLVKVDIQGPLSYKLIKQIYGVEVLKNRLQPEKNMNYFTFNEFERDGASYLISRTGYTNRWGWELYLPVAKAAEDFKKIVSLALDLGGMLVGLGGRDENRISAGPFGLPLMGSEYDPRHNPIHAPLFDAAVDMGKPDFVGKAALEKGFTADPRKALVLFVSEGIATHRRVYQNGTCLGTVTSSINSPNLSLEQRLALGSQRRNVNAEDGNAAIGLAWLYADPFQKDADGRYISHENDRPIRIPVQLFRVDEAGNTVGSPLAAYLTQEGVSPATAPKPLKNIENL
- a CDS encoding amidohydrolase — encoded protein: MNYIFTNGRLVTCETPGAMLNSSLLVARGRIAAIGSLDDCKHGSPEPFELIDLRGNLLLPAFTDTHTHFTEYAKNRAQIDLAGCSSVAGIRQRLETYRRTNPELPRWILGGGWDKNSLDEPQALNHKLLDEFFPHTPTALYSKDYHSRWCNTAALKAAGISSASPDPAGGRIHMDSAGHPTGILVETASEHLEKFIVPLSDEQTLRCLEQAAREIHKLGLVSVHSMEVPAGARVLEEFCSQSRLLRVCRHFYLEEFATLRDSGLRTGSGDHWYRLGGLKLFADGSLGSQTGAIFGENPQSAGNRGILRHSGEEIHALAKQAAEHGFTCLVHAIGDRAVFTVIQALLRLQRSGLKAPSPFRIEHVQAIRPEDIPLLKECGAYCALQPVHLANDVDMIEAHWRQIRHEAYSFRSILSAGIPVGFGSDAPIETINPFAGIYSAVERRKNLDPREPAWLPEQRISVPEALHAYTLGAARVSGAESWSGSLTPGKVADLIVLKDFTALPPEYWLEASSLLTMLDGQIVFRDQI
- a CDS encoding FAD-dependent oxidoreductase → MENHRLDKHPILSVPEREDVLFTFNGRPLSAKQGEMISSALIANGISVFGHHHKDGSAQGIFCANGQCAKCTVIADGVAVKSCMTMVTPGMEVRSAEGLPELPESPLVTGRPAIEQLACEVLIIGGGPSGLAAAIELGKHGIDTLVIDDKHALGGKLVLQTHKFFGSEEDSHAGVRGHDIGKLLAAEVATHPSVKIWLNSTALFVFSDKKVGILKDGVYKIVTPQRILNAAGAREKFLRFTGNHLARIYGAGAFQTLVNRDLIRPTDRLFIIGGGNVGLIAGYHAMQAGIEVVGLAEAMPQCGGYKVHADKLKRLGVPIYTSHTILSANGDETVDSVTIAAVDEKFQVRPGSEKSFSCDTILIAVGLDSLSEFTQEAMEAGIPVYAAGDALEIAEASSAMFNGKIAGLTIAKDCGHEEIGPVPTDWYAKAEVLKSHPGQIKGYQQGLPESGVFPVIHCLQEIPCNPCTTVCPTNSIRTEDGGLLAVPLYDGSCIGCNKCLLICPGLAITLVDFRQDAQNPTVTIPYEVFNLPRQTGELIQVVDIDGEPLGEYPVSAVLDLPQRHTQLIKVRVPKAIAKRIASFRVQAAEVSQPLSQPVIPAKLADASMICLCERVSVGEVRKLIQSGITNLNQIKAITRAGMGPCGAKTCETLIRGVLREEGVPVEDVVPNTKRPVFVEVPLDKFPGGDCDE
- a CDS encoding FAD-binding oxidoreductase, with protein sequence MNRTYDIVIVGAGSVGVPAALELASRGRKVLVLEAESAPSQANNKKAIGGVRATHSDFGKISVCQRSIQIMSSWQERFGDDIGWMSNGYSYPAYTAEDEKTLKDLMRVQLGFGLNIRWISPQEYNELVPGINMDGLRGSTYSPEDGSCSPLLLGSAYYFHALRAGVDFRFREQVLGFEMSGDRINTVHTDKASYLAGTVINAAGNHAREIGAMAGTDLPVHPDNHEAGITEPVAPFMGPMVVDMRKRPGSANFYFYQNHEGQVVFCVTPDPPILGIDNRSTSQFLPLCSKRMLEVYPRLRHLKVRRTWRGQYPMTPDGFPIVGKAGANFVNAVGMCGQGFMLGPGLAELLARICLDELTQDDLRVLKSFDPGRDFSGMEAFK